A stretch of DNA from Hippopotamus amphibius kiboko isolate mHipAmp2 chromosome 5, mHipAmp2.hap2, whole genome shotgun sequence:
AGAAAGGCCATCTTGAAGCTCTACTGGATAGCTGAGTAAATAGCGTCCAAGGCTTAAAGACTGGGGAGTAGGGAAGAAAAGGATGGAAGTAGTAAGCAGCACATATTTCAAAGCCCACTTTTAAGCACACGACATtatgaatattaaaagaaaaaaggggggggggggcaatccAGCATTTTCAGAGCGCATTTTGGCAATATTCAACGCATAAGGAGGCTGTGCTTGGGACCATCCACTCTCTCCAGCTTCTCAAAGTGTTTCCTGGCATTGCGAATGTTGATCAGAGTAGCTGCAGAAGGGATAGACGGATCCGACATAACCACCATCACGTACGTGTTTGATGTAAAGATGTCGATGAAAGCAGCGAAGTTAGAATTCCTAACTTCCATGCTCTGGAAAGAAGCGGCCAATTTACTGCAGCTCAGCTTGAACTGCTTAATAATATTGCTAATCTTCTCGAATCGGTGGACGTCACGCTGCTCTTTGCATTGGTAATGGGAAATGACCAAGAACGTCGCTCTCTCGAACAGCAGAACCTCATCGGCCTCAATAATCTGGGCAAAATTCCTGAGATTCATCTCCAGCTGCTGAACATTGGGAATCAGCTGATAGACAATACTGGACCAGGCTTTGTAGAGCGTTTCATCCCAGATGGATGTTCGAAAACAGGCACACTCCAGCGGGCGAGACAAACGCCGCAGGTCTTCCTCTCGCTCTTTAAAAATCAGGTCACGCTGATCCTCCTGAACCAGATCCATTTTGTGCACCAGGCAGAAGATTTTGGCATCAGGAGAGTTCTGGAGGATGGCCTCCAGACACGACTGATAATAATGCATGTCCTTTTCCAGTTCGCGGCTCTCCACGTCGAACACGTAAATCAGAACCTCGACATTGCGGAAGATGTTGTCTCGCTGGCTGGTGAAGTAATTTTCCATGAAGGTGTCCTGACCACCACAGTCCCACAGATTCAGCACCAGATTGCCCAGAAATCGGACGTGGGAGTGCTCCACATCAATGGTGGCACCCAGGCGCCGGGTGTCGCGAGCGATATAATTGGCAAAGATGATGGACCTCATGCTGGTCTTCCCCGACCCGCTCTTCCCCATCAACAGCACCTTTTTCTTCATGGCTGTATTTGGCATCACCCGCCGGAGCTGCCGCGGACTGGGCCTCAGGGCGCGGCCTAACCGCAGCGCGGTCGGAGGAAGGGAGGGGCCGGGGGTTGCGGGAGCTCCGCCGGCTGGGCCACGCGCTGTGCAGCCGGGGAAGCCGAAGGCGCGAGCTCGAAGCTGGGGAGGCCGCGGCCCGTGAGCTCCTTCTCGGGGGAGAGCGCCGCAGGGTAGAGGGCTGCAGCAGCTCCGGAGAAACGCTCGCCTTCCGGAGAGGAGTCTCTGCGTCTCCGCTGCCACCCACTTCCGGCCTGTATTTCCACTTTTTAACCATGTGCCCAGTACACAGCAATTGTGAGGTAGAGGGGGATCttggatttaaattttaattccaaGGCTAAGAGTGCTGCCATACAGTTAAATGCTTTCACTTTACAAAGATTAGCTTACGAGCTCTTTTGGGTATGATGAGCTTGTTTAGGAATCAGaggctttctttgtttttgtctattCATCCTTCTCAAATGTCTGCTGCATGTGCCAAGAGGAAAATCTAAATCTCTGCATGGTCATGCGTGAGTACTTGAAAACCTGTTTTCCCAACTGTTAGAGATGAAAAGA
This window harbors:
- the LOC130853640 gene encoding ras-related GTP-binding protein A, which encodes MPNTAMKKKVLLMGKSGSGKTSMRSIIFANYIARDTRRLGATIDVEHSHVRFLGNLVLNLWDCGGQDTFMENYFTSQRDNIFRNVEVLIYVFDVESRELEKDMHYYQSCLEAILQNSPDAKIFCLVHKMDLVQEDQRDLIFKEREEDLRRLSRPLECACFRTSIWDETLYKAWSSIVYQLIPNVQQLEMNLRNFAQIIEADEVLLFERATFLVISHYQCKEQRDVHRFEKISNIIKQFKLSCSKLAASFQSMEVRNSNFAAFIDIFTSNTYVMVVMSDPSIPSAATLINIRNARKHFEKLERVDGPKHSLLMR